The Kosmotoga olearia TBF 19.5.1 sequence TTATGTTGGCCAAACTCCGTTAAGCCTTACGCTTCTTTCCGGAAAGCACAGTGTAAAGATAATTAGGGAAGGTTATCTGACCGTTGAAAAGGAGATTGTTCTGTCAGCGGGTGAAAAATCTGTGTTAAATGTTACCCTTCAACCGGAAGGTGCAAGGGTCTACGTTGAAACGAATCCGACCGGGGCCAGGATCTTTGTGGATGGTTATGACCTTGGCTATTCCAACAAATGGTTGACACTTGAACCTGGTTATCACGAGATCCTTTTGGTAAAAGAAGGATATCATTTCGTATATCTGATAAAATATTTTGAAAGAAGGGTTTATACTCTGAGTTTTGATTTGTACCCTATTGAATAGATTAGGTAGATTCTATAAAGCTGTCACCGGAGAATCTTTCCGGTGGCAGCTTTTATTTCTTCTTCAGTTAGAATTCTCCATTCTCCTTCATGCAGGTCCCCGGGTAAATGATAGCCACCTATTCGGATCCTTTTTAGATCGACCACATTATTTTTCAGTGCGCTTTTCACCATACGGCGTATCTCGTGATATTTTCCTTCTGTGAGGACAATTGAAAATGTTACAATATCTATAAATTGTACTGATTCAGCTCTTGCGTACTCTCCCTTTCCGATGTCAACATGCTGGAGAAGAATCTGAAGCTGCTCAGGCAAAATTTTCTCCTCTACTTTCACAATGTATTCCTTTTCTATCTTTTTCCTTGGTGAAATAATCTCATGCACGAAATTACCATCGTTGCTCAGTAACAAAAGCCCTCTTGAATTTTTGTCCAATCTTCCTGCAATAGATAGTTTGGAGGAGAAGACCTCATTGATCAGATCGTAAACACTTAATCCTTCCGTCCTGCTTTTGGAGCAAACATACCCTACAGGTTTGTTCATGGCAATGTAGAGTTTACCATAAGGGACTATCCGGTTCCCATCAAGGAATATTGATGAATTTTCCGGGATTTTGAACTCCGGGTTCCTGATCTTAGCTCCATTAACTTCTACCCTTCCCGTCTTTATTAATTTTCGGCTCTGTCTTCGAGAAATTCCACCGAATCTGGATAAAAAAGTATCAAGCCTCATTTTCCCCACCTTTTCCCTGGATTATATTATTGTACATCATACATTTTGTGTTGACTTCCATATCTGAGTTGAGATGGTATAATTGTTACAAAAGAAAAAAGGGAGAAGGTGAAATAAAATGAGAAAGGAGTGGGTGCTCCTTAACGCTGATGGTACCCAGGTGAATCACCTTGTGGAGTATCTAGGCATTGAGGCTTTTCTTGCA is a genomic window containing:
- a CDS encoding pseudouridine synthase, yielding MRLDTFLSRFGGISRRQSRKLIKTGRVEVNGAKIRNPEFKIPENSSIFLDGNRIVPYGKLYIAMNKPVGYVCSKSRTEGLSVYDLINEVFSSKLSIAGRLDKNSRGLLLLSNDGNFVHEIISPRKKIEKEYIVKVEEKILPEQLQILLQHVDIGKGEYARAESVQFIDIVTFSIVLTEGKYHEIRRMVKSALKNNVVDLKRIRIGGYHLPGDLHEGEWRILTEEEIKAATGKILR